In Nerophis ophidion isolate RoL-2023_Sa linkage group LG03, RoL_Noph_v1.0, whole genome shotgun sequence, the following are encoded in one genomic region:
- the LOC133548952 gene encoding tandem C2 domains nuclear protein isoform X1: MAMERIKNCCGTLMKSLDKDQEPPGIAFQIPVTQDYLRSKLPHDGREVPFVLPTLHASYVQPAANLRHATVPGPVRCKYAQKKTALQHDAGPFGYSSESELLVGGGREGDIGRRKRSPDVPQELSTSMFELSSLDSPHTQSWESMSSVVSTPSSAMDTFRSSTECVPRTDGDMGRLCVRLSYQEETEQVWITLVQCSQLKLPKDRTPRPKIRIRGIISLPQAVHFKSSVKEYSQHATFMETFVFALSLQTLRSSALVLRLQTCFLQKRTLAEGAISLRHLGPRETQHWLHLRAPRKSSVSGCELHVVTCFQPACRRMQVQVLAAQNLPPCSALLRPAFLVTAELHQVDGQVTRKKTRALRGAEGRCQWAETLHFPMAALDPACSLAIQLYCRSLNRKTCLGQVLLGLHSSDSSSPQAVEQWKDTMEHPEKVVSAWHHVT, translated from the exons ATGG CCATGGAGAGAATCAAAAACTGCTGCGGGACTCTGATGAAAAGTCTGGACAAGGATCAAGAACCTCCAG GCATCGCCTTCCAGATCCCCGTCACCCAAGACTACCTGCGGTCCAAACTGCCCCATGACGGCAGGGAGGTGCCTTTTGTCCTGCCCACCCTGCACGCCTCCTACGTGCAGCCGGCCGCCAACCTCCGCCACGCCACCGTGCCGG GTCCTGTCCGCTGCAAGTACGCTCAGAAGAAGACGGCGCTGCAGCACGACGCCGGGCCCTTTGGGTACAGCTCCGAGTCCGAGCTGCTGGTGGGTGGCGGCCGTGAGGGAGACATCGGGAGGAGGAAACGCTCCCCAG ATGTTCCTCAGGAGCTGAGCACGTCCATGTTTGAGCTGAGCAGCCTGGACAGTCCTCACACGCAG AGCTGGGAGTCCATGTCCAGCGTGGTCAGCACGCCGTCCTCCGCCATGGACACCTTTCGGAGCAGCACAG AGTGTGTGCCTCGGACGGACGGCGACATGGGCAGGCTGTGTGTGCGACTGAGCTACCAGGAGGAGACGGAGCAGGTGTGGATCACCTTGGTGCAG TGTTCACAACTCAAACTTCCAAAAGACAGAACACCAAGGCCAAAGATCCGGATCAGAGGAATCATCAGCCTTCCCCAAGCTGTGCACTTCAAGAGCTCCGTCAAAGAGTACAGTCAG CACGCAACCTTCATGGAGACCTTCGTGTTCGCGCTGAGCCTCCAGACGCTGCGAAGTAGTGCTCTGGTCCTGCGGCTGCAGACGTGCTTCCTCCAAAAACGTACGCTGGCCGAGGGCGCCATCTCGCTGCGGCACCTCGGGCCCCGGGAGACCCAACACTGGCTGCACCTGAGAGCGCCGCGCAAGTCCTCT GTGAGCGGCTGCGAGCTGCACGTTGTCACCTGCTTCCAGCCCGCCTGCAGACGCATGCAAGTCCAAGTCCTCGCCGCCCAGAACCTGCCGCCATGTTCGGCACTCCTCCGCCCAG CTTTCCTGGTGACGGCCGAGCTTCACCAGGTGGATGGTCAGGTGACCAGGAAGAAGACGCGAGCCCTGCGGGGCGCCGAGGGGCGGTGCCAGTGGGCGGAGACTCTTCACTTCCCCATGGCGGCGCTGGACCCCGCCTGCTCGCTGGCCATCCAACTCTACTGCAGATCCCTCAACAGAAAGACTTGTTTGGGACAG GTCCTGCTGGGACTGCACAGTTCTGACAGTTCCAGTCCACAAGCTGTGGAGCAGTGGAAGGACACCATGGAGCATCCTGAGAAGGTGGTGTCGGCCTGGCACCACGTCACCTAA
- the LOC133548952 gene encoding tandem C2 domains nuclear protein isoform X2: MERIKNCCGTLMKSLDKDQEPPGIAFQIPVTQDYLRSKLPHDGREVPFVLPTLHASYVQPAANLRHATVPGPVRCKYAQKKTALQHDAGPFGYSSESELLVGGGREGDIGRRKRSPDVPQELSTSMFELSSLDSPHTQSWESMSSVVSTPSSAMDTFRSSTECVPRTDGDMGRLCVRLSYQEETEQVWITLVQCSQLKLPKDRTPRPKIRIRGIISLPQAVHFKSSVKEYSQHATFMETFVFALSLQTLRSSALVLRLQTCFLQKRTLAEGAISLRHLGPRETQHWLHLRAPRKSSVSGCELHVVTCFQPACRRMQVQVLAAQNLPPCSALLRPAFLVTAELHQVDGQVTRKKTRALRGAEGRCQWAETLHFPMAALDPACSLAIQLYCRSLNRKTCLGQVLLGLHSSDSSSPQAVEQWKDTMEHPEKVVSAWHHVT; encoded by the exons ATGGAGAGAATCAAAAACTGCTGCGGGACTCTGATGAAAAGTCTGGACAAGGATCAAGAACCTCCAG GCATCGCCTTCCAGATCCCCGTCACCCAAGACTACCTGCGGTCCAAACTGCCCCATGACGGCAGGGAGGTGCCTTTTGTCCTGCCCACCCTGCACGCCTCCTACGTGCAGCCGGCCGCCAACCTCCGCCACGCCACCGTGCCGG GTCCTGTCCGCTGCAAGTACGCTCAGAAGAAGACGGCGCTGCAGCACGACGCCGGGCCCTTTGGGTACAGCTCCGAGTCCGAGCTGCTGGTGGGTGGCGGCCGTGAGGGAGACATCGGGAGGAGGAAACGCTCCCCAG ATGTTCCTCAGGAGCTGAGCACGTCCATGTTTGAGCTGAGCAGCCTGGACAGTCCTCACACGCAG AGCTGGGAGTCCATGTCCAGCGTGGTCAGCACGCCGTCCTCCGCCATGGACACCTTTCGGAGCAGCACAG AGTGTGTGCCTCGGACGGACGGCGACATGGGCAGGCTGTGTGTGCGACTGAGCTACCAGGAGGAGACGGAGCAGGTGTGGATCACCTTGGTGCAG TGTTCACAACTCAAACTTCCAAAAGACAGAACACCAAGGCCAAAGATCCGGATCAGAGGAATCATCAGCCTTCCCCAAGCTGTGCACTTCAAGAGCTCCGTCAAAGAGTACAGTCAG CACGCAACCTTCATGGAGACCTTCGTGTTCGCGCTGAGCCTCCAGACGCTGCGAAGTAGTGCTCTGGTCCTGCGGCTGCAGACGTGCTTCCTCCAAAAACGTACGCTGGCCGAGGGCGCCATCTCGCTGCGGCACCTCGGGCCCCGGGAGACCCAACACTGGCTGCACCTGAGAGCGCCGCGCAAGTCCTCT GTGAGCGGCTGCGAGCTGCACGTTGTCACCTGCTTCCAGCCCGCCTGCAGACGCATGCAAGTCCAAGTCCTCGCCGCCCAGAACCTGCCGCCATGTTCGGCACTCCTCCGCCCAG CTTTCCTGGTGACGGCCGAGCTTCACCAGGTGGATGGTCAGGTGACCAGGAAGAAGACGCGAGCCCTGCGGGGCGCCGAGGGGCGGTGCCAGTGGGCGGAGACTCTTCACTTCCCCATGGCGGCGCTGGACCCCGCCTGCTCGCTGGCCATCCAACTCTACTGCAGATCCCTCAACAGAAAGACTTGTTTGGGACAG GTCCTGCTGGGACTGCACAGTTCTGACAGTTCCAGTCCACAAGCTGTGGAGCAGTGGAAGGACACCATGGAGCATCCTGAGAAGGTGGTGTCGGCCTGGCACCACGTCACCTAA